Part of the Pseudomonas sp. ADAK13 genome is shown below.
ATCAAGCTGATGATTGCAGTGCTCATGGCGATACTCCTTGCGGGAAAAATCACTGAAGACACCCTTAGTCGACTGGGCCATCGGCCAATCGACAGTCCCGCGAAAAATAATTGCGAATACCGCAAACCCGCTAGAATCCGCGCTTCTTTGTAGGATTTCGGATGCTACGCCGATGGAAACCCGCCTCGTTCCCTATGAGACGTTGACTGCCCTGCAACAACAGCAACTCAACGCCCTGGAAGTGCATCCCGAACAACTGGCGTTTTCCGGCGATATCTACTGTGCGCTGAACACCCTGCTGGCCAATCCGAGCCCCGGCGTGGCGGGCTTTGCGCTGCTGGCAGACGAGATCACCGTGGCGTTCCTGCTGCTCAAACGCCCGCCCTGCCTGCCCCATTGGGCGGATGAACACAGCGCCACGCTGCATGCACTGCAAGTCGACCGCCATCAACAGGGCCGGGGGTTTGGCAAAGCCTGCCTGCAGGCCCTGCCAGCGGCTGCGCGCCTGGTCTGGCCGCAGATCAAGGCCCTGGAGCTGTCGGTGGACACGGACAATGTGGCGGCGATGGGGCTGTATTTGCAGCAAGGGTGGGTGGACAGCGGTGAGGCGTACAAGGGGCGGATTGGGTATGAGCGCCGGTTGGCGTGGGTGTTTGATGCCGAGGCAC
Proteins encoded:
- a CDS encoding GNAT family N-acetyltransferase gives rise to the protein METRLVPYETLTALQQQQLNALEVHPEQLAFSGDIYCALNTLLANPSPGVAGFALLADEITVAFLLLKRPPCLPHWADEHSATLHALQVDRHQQGRGFGKACLQALPAAARLVWPQIKALELSVDTDNVAAMGLYLQQGWVDSGEAYKGRIGYERRLAWVFDAEAP